Genomic window (Streptomyces yatensis):
CGACGGGGGCCAGCCGGCCCTCCAGCACGCCCTTGGCGAATTCATTGGGGACGGCGAGCAGCGCGGTGTCGGCGACCAGCGCGAGGGGCTGGCACCGCTTGATCCAGTGCTCGTCCTTGGCCTCGACGCCTTGTCCGCCCTGTCCCGAGCCCTCTCCCAGCAGCCGCTCGAGCACGCGTGGCCACACTGCGGCAAGATCGGCGGGTACGTCAGCCACAGGGCACGCTCTCTCAGCTCGCTGGGTGGGGGACGCCGACAGGTCCCACGAATGCGTGGTTCTCGGGACGGGCGTGAAGGAATCGGAGCCCAGCCACGGTAGTCAGGCCGGGGTACGCGGTTCAAGTCGTTGTCCACAGGGTGTGTACAAATGTGCCATGCGATGTCGCCGGGCGTTCCCTTGCCCCTAGGCTGGGAGGGCAACCGCGCTGTCTTGGTGTCGGCCACCGGTTTGACCGGATGGCGTAACCGCGCGTACCGTAACCAGGTCGAGTTGTCGATGGCTGCTGCCGCCTGCCTCCGATGGGCAAGGATCACGGGCGAGATGACCTGTGGTCGTGAAGCGGTGCACTCGGGCGTATTGCGAGCTACTCGTGGGCGCACGGTGACAGCCAGGCGATAGACCGCCACCATCCGATTCATTTCTGGAGCCCCCGAGTGAGCAAGCGCACTTTCCAGCCGAACAACCGTCGCCGCGCGAAGACCCACGGCTTCCGGCTGCGGATGCGCACCCGTGCCGGCCGCGCGATCCTCGCGTCCCGCCGTAGCAAGGGTCGCGGACGCCTGTCGGCCTGAGCAGCCTGATCCAAGGTCCATGACGTGCTGCCTACCGAGCATCGGCTGAGGCGGCGCGAGGACTTCGCGGCCGCGGTACGCCGAGGACGCAGGGCCGGTCGCCCGCTCCTTGTCGTGCATCTTCGTACCGGCCTCACCAGCGGTGATACGGACCCGCACGCATCTGGGGAGAGTGCTCCTCCGGCGCGTGCGGGTTTCGTCGTAAGCAAGGCGGTCGGCGGCGCCGTCGTCCGCAATCTGGTGAAGCGGCGACTGCGTCATCTGATGCGGGACCGCATCGATCGTTTCGGCGCAGGTAGCCTTGTGGTCGTACGGGCGCTGCCCGGTGCGGGTGAGGCGGGTCACGACCAGCTGGCCCGCGATCTCGACACGGCAGTGCAGCGGCTACTGGGAGGGGTGCCGCGATGAAGTACCCGCTGCTGTGGTTGATCAAGCTGTACCAGTGGACCATCAGCCCGATGCTGGGGCCGGTCTGCAAGTACTACCCGTCGTGCTCGCACTATGGCTACACGGCCATCGACCGGCACGGCGCGGTAAAAGGAACGGCGCTGACGGCCTGGCGCATCTTGCGCTGCAACCCATGGTCGCTCGGTGGCGTCGACCACGTTCCGCCCCGGAAGCGTCCGGTGTGGCACCAGCGGCTGCGGAACCGCCTCGGCGGGCATCCGACTGTGGAGCCTGCCGCACAGCCCGAGACCCAGCCCAACGCCCAAGGAGCCTGATTCGTGGACACGATCCTCGGTCCTCTTTATGACGTAGTTTCCTGGATCATCGTCCAGTTCCACTCGTTCTACAGCCTCATTTTTGATCCGGACAGTGGCTGGGCGTGGGGTCTGTCCATCGTTTCGCTGGTGGTGCTGATCCGTATCTGCCTGATCCCGCTCTTTGTGAAGCAGATCAAGTCGACGCGGAACATGCAGGCGCTCCAGCCCAAGATGAAGGCGATCCAGGAGCGCTACAAGAGCGACAAGCAGCGTCAGTCCGAAGAGATGATGAAGCTGTACAAGGAGACGGGTACCAACCCGCTCTCCAGCTGCTTGCCGATCCTCGCCCAGTCGCCGTTCTTCATCTCGCTGTACCAGGTCCTCAACCACATCGCGAACAACAGGACGGTCGGTGTCATCACCGACCAGGCCCTGCTGGACAGCGCCCGTAACGCCCACATCTTCGGCGCTCCGCTGTCGGTGAAGTTCATGGACTCGGCCTCGAAGGTCGAATCCCTCGGCGCCTCGCTGACCGATGTGCGCATCGTGACGATCACCATGATCGTCCTGATGTCGGCGTCGCAGTTCTTCACCCAGCGCCAGCTGATGACCAAGAACGTCGACCTCACGGTGAAGACGCCGTTCATGCAGCAGCAGAAGATGCTGATGTACGTCTTCCCGATCATGTTCGCCGTCTTCGGCATCAACTTCCCCGTCGGTGTCCTCGTCTACTGGCTGACCACCAACGTCTGGACCATGGGTCAGCAGATGTTCGTCATCCGCCGTAACCCGACCCCGGGCAGCCTCGCCTTCAAGGCCCGCCAGGAGCGGCTGCGGGCCCAGGGCAAGCTGAAGGAGGAGCCGGCCGACGTCGTCGCGAAGCAGGCGGCCGAGACGGCGCGTGCCAACCGCCAGCAGCCCAAGCGCCAGACCAAGGCGCAGCGCTCCACGACCGGGCACAGCAGGGCCGGCGCGCAGACGGATTCCGCGGCGTCGTCCACGGAGAAGTCCGCCGAGGCCAAGAAGCCCGACGAGAAGCAGGGCGCGGCGCAGAAGAAGGGCGCGCAGGGCGGCAAGCCGGCCGGCGGCTCGGCTTCCGGCTCCTCCCGTGGCGCGAAGTCCGGCCAGCGCAAGGGCCAGCAGCGCCCCAAGCACCCGTCCAAGAAGTAACGAAGGAGTCCATCCGTGACGGAAGGCACCACCCCGGCCGCCGAGGGTGTCGACACCCTGTCCCGCCTTGAGCAGGAAGGGGAGATCGCGGCCGACTACCTCGAGGGGCTGCTGGACATCGCGGACCTCGACGGCGACATCGACATGGACGTCGAGGCCGACCGAGCAG
Coding sequences:
- the rnpA gene encoding ribonuclease P protein component, which translates into the protein MLPTEHRLRRREDFAAAVRRGRRAGRPLLVVHLRTGLTSGDTDPHASGESAPPARAGFVVSKAVGGAVVRNLVKRRLRHLMRDRIDRFGAGSLVVVRALPGAGEAGHDQLARDLDTAVQRLLGGVPR
- the yidC gene encoding membrane protein insertase YidC, coding for MDTILGPLYDVVSWIIVQFHSFYSLIFDPDSGWAWGLSIVSLVVLIRICLIPLFVKQIKSTRNMQALQPKMKAIQERYKSDKQRQSEEMMKLYKETGTNPLSSCLPILAQSPFFISLYQVLNHIANNRTVGVITDQALLDSARNAHIFGAPLSVKFMDSASKVESLGASLTDVRIVTITMIVLMSASQFFTQRQLMTKNVDLTVKTPFMQQQKMLMYVFPIMFAVFGINFPVGVLVYWLTTNVWTMGQQMFVIRRNPTPGSLAFKARQERLRAQGKLKEEPADVVAKQAAETARANRQQPKRQTKAQRSTTGHSRAGAQTDSAASSTEKSAEAKKPDEKQGAAQKKGAQGGKPAGGSASGSSRGAKSGQRKGQQRPKHPSKK
- the yidD gene encoding membrane protein insertion efficiency factor YidD; protein product: MKYPLLWLIKLYQWTISPMLGPVCKYYPSCSHYGYTAIDRHGAVKGTALTAWRILRCNPWSLGGVDHVPPRKRPVWHQRLRNRLGGHPTVEPAAQPETQPNAQGA
- the rpmH gene encoding 50S ribosomal protein L34 yields the protein MSKRTFQPNNRRRAKTHGFRLRMRTRAGRAILASRRSKGRGRLSA